The DNA window TCCACTTTGGTCGGCACGCTGGCACACGAGTCGGCGCGGCACGCGCTCGACGAAGCGGCGGGCGGGCGCCCGGTTTCGCTCGCCGACGACAGCAGGCACAACCGCTGGGTGAGCACGAGGGCACTGGAACTGGCCGGGATCACCGCCTCCACCGCCGATCCCGCGGGTGGTGTGATCGGTCGGGACGCCGTCACCGGCGCCCCGACCGGCGTCCTGCTGGAGGCGGCGGGCGCGCTCGTCGAACGGGCCGTGCGGAAGACGCGCACGCTCACCGGCGAGCAGCACCGGCGGGCTTCCCGTCGTGCGATCGAGACCCTGCATTCCTACGGTGTCACGGCCTTCCAGGACGCCGGTGTCTCGCTCGACATCCTCGACGCGCTCAAGACCTTGGACGACGCGGGCGAACTCGACGCGTGGGTGGTGTCCTCGTTGCTGGTCAACGACCCGATCTTCGGGTTCGACCCGATCGGGCGGCCGCTGCTGGAGCTCGGCGAGCGCTACCGGAGCGAGCACCACCGGCCGGACTTCGTGAAGATCTTCCTCGACGGCGTGCCGCCGACCAGGACCGCGGCGTTCCTCGAACCGTACCTGCCCGACGACGTGCACGGCGCCTGCTTCCACGGCGCCACCACGATGCCTGGCGCGGAACTGGAAGGCTGGCTACGCACCGCGGCCGAGGCCGGGTTGTCCGCGAAGGTCCACTGCACCGGGGACGCTTCGGTGCGCGCGACGCTCGACGCCGTCGAGAAAATCCGGGCCGAGGGGTTCGCCGACGCCCGTTTCCAGGTCGCGCACGGCCAGTTCGTGCACCCGGACGACCTCCCCCGGTTCGCCGCGCTCGGCGTCGCCGCGGACATCTCACCGTTCCTGTGGGTGCCGGGGGTGATCCCGTCGGCGATCGCGGAGGTGCTGCCACCCGGCCGCGCCGCGCGGATGCAGCCGAACCGGGCGCTGCTCGACAGCGGCGCGCTCGTCGCGGGTGGTTCGGATTGGCCGGTGAGCGAATCCCCGAACGCCTGGGAAGGCATCGAAGGACTGGTGACCCGCCGCGACCCGACCGGCGCGCACCCCGGCGCGCTGTGGCCGGAACAAGCCATCACGCTCGCCGAAGCGATCGAGGTGTTCACCCTCGGCAGCGCCCGCGCGACCGGTCTCGACGACGTCACCGGCTCGCTCAGCCCCGGCAAGTCGGCGGATTTCCTGGTGCTCGACCGCGACCCGTTCCGCGCCTCGCCCACCGATCTCGCGGCGACCACCGTCGCCGAGACCTGGTTCGCCGGGAAGCGGGTGTTCGGGGGCACCTGAGCACCGATCGGGTCGTTACTCCTACACTGGTAGAGAAAACCAGTGCGGGAGGTGGCCCGGTGCCGAAGATCATCGATCACGACGACCGTCGCAGTCATATCGTCGATGTCACCTGGGACCTGATCACCCAGGGCGGGCTCGAAGCCGCCACCATGCGCGAAATCGCCGCGGCGGCCGGGTTCGCGAACGGCGCGCTCAAGCTGTACTTCCCCAGCAAAGAAGACATCATCGAGGCGATCTACGAGCGCGCGCTGGGCATGATGCACGACTACGTGGAGCTCGACGGCCTGCGCGGGCTCACCGCGTTGCGCGAGCTGTGCGTGTCGTCGATGCCGATCGACGACGAGCGCATCGCCGCGGGCCGCGTGCTCCTGACGTTCTGGCAGCTGTCGCTGACGAACCCGAAGATGCACGACAAGTACCTGGAGCACGTCCGCTCGTGGCGCGGGCTGCTGCACCGGTTCCTCGCCGAGGGCCGCGAAGACGGCGACATCGTCACCGCGACCCCCGACGAGCAACTGGTCGACGAAATCGTCCTGCTGAACGCGGGCGCGAACGTGATGAGCCTGGTCAGCGGCGACTTTTCGACCGTGGACCTGCAGAAGCAGCACCTCGAGTCCTTTTTCGACCGGCTCACTCGCGGCTGAAGACCCCGCGGAGGAAAGCCGCGGCCTGCGCGTGCGAACGCGGCGACGCTGGCAGATCGGTGTAGAGGCCGTAGAACCCGTGGATCTGCCCGTCGTACCGGGTGAGTTCCACCGGCACGACCTCGCCGAGGCGGCGCGCGAACTCCTCGCCCTCGTCCCGCAGGACGTCGTACTCCGCGGTCAGCACCAGCGCGGGCGGCAGGCCGGTGAGGTCCTTGGCCCGCAACGGAAGCAGGTACGGATCGTCGAGCTGGGCGGGCTCGGTGACGTACTGCTCGAAGAAGAACCGCATCGCACCCGCGGTCATCCCGAAGCCCTCTGCACAGTCGCGATAGGACGCGAACCCGTCGTCGGGATGGCCGTACACCGGGCACACGAGC is part of the Amycolatopsis sp. CA-230715 genome and encodes:
- a CDS encoding amidohydrolase produces the protein MSDAADLLLTNATVFTVDDAAPWSCSLAVRDGKVLALDDTARGPETEVHDLGGAFVMPGFVDVHNHHALAGRAELFELTFGADKGFQAILDAVSDRARGLDQDEWVIGGAWASTLVGTLAHESARHALDEAAGGRPVSLADDSRHNRWVSTRALELAGITASTADPAGGVIGRDAVTGAPTGVLLEAAGALVERAVRKTRTLTGEQHRRASRRAIETLHSYGVTAFQDAGVSLDILDALKTLDDAGELDAWVVSSLLVNDPIFGFDPIGRPLLELGERYRSEHHRPDFVKIFLDGVPPTRTAAFLEPYLPDDVHGACFHGATTMPGAELEGWLRTAAEAGLSAKVHCTGDASVRATLDAVEKIRAEGFADARFQVAHGQFVHPDDLPRFAALGVAADISPFLWVPGVIPSAIAEVLPPGRAARMQPNRALLDSGALVAGGSDWPVSESPNAWEGIEGLVTRRDPTGAHPGALWPEQAITLAEAIEVFTLGSARATGLDDVTGSLSPGKSADFLVLDRDPFRASPTDLAATTVAETWFAGKRVFGGT
- a CDS encoding TetR/AcrR family transcriptional regulator: MPKIIDHDDRRSHIVDVTWDLITQGGLEAATMREIAAAAGFANGALKLYFPSKEDIIEAIYERALGMMHDYVELDGLRGLTALRELCVSSMPIDDERIAAGRVLLTFWQLSLTNPKMHDKYLEHVRSWRGLLHRFLAEGREDGDIVTATPDEQLVDEIVLLNAGANVMSLVSGDFSTVDLQKQHLESFFDRLTRG